Proteins encoded by one window of Torulaspora delbrueckii CBS 1146 chromosome 2, complete genome:
- the YTA6 gene encoding putative AAA family ATPase YTA6 (similar to Saccharomyces cerevisiae YTA6 (YPL074W); ancestral locus Anc_8.542), giving the protein MPVEKFSIPSNFTLLQSLELLQAIVANQLENYQQQKVKQTPNSHNLNKTYKLLDDLLKYLNEGLYKIERYFKCKEGLSNSTNGNSELQNRVEDLQILNEDIRLARKDCRNRLKVLEKQEHGSHGKGLGLSGIWRSYSKKGKSIDNHEEQAAIEAAERIRKARLEDETRRREEEQKRDEEAKAQREKMIEVMVKEQVEQELNSKLQEERKRQRRADEEERRRRQEKDKKVMSPPSTKPNQLVSRGARSNNSDRHNLAVNGRRSLDIRPSARRSLEANVIEPQRKSLDMQDIGRAAQLAWSHSQQEDLRVQRPASFTVRKSNNSPVQGAQSLTSPTIRRKYDYVKPVLHRQQIKQPKKPSVAGEASRNSNSAETKNAARRETGLPRRSQTIPKSNPSSSRSPPSRSPTPPPEVERESTPGAGSDESSLSPMERRINKVMETLRGVDAHECEQIKNEILVMDEKVHWDDIAGLTRAKNSLKETVVYPFLRPDLFRGLREPIRGMLLFGPPGTGKTMIAKAVATESNSTFFSISASSLLSKYLGESEKLVKALFYMAKRLAPSIIFIDEIDSLLTARSDNENESSRRIKTELLIQWSALSSATAQDNKDSATDARVLVLAATNLPWAIDEAARRRFSRRLYIPLPEYETRLYHLKKLMSKQQNKLSETDYEVIAGMCEGFSGSDITALAKEAAMEPIRDLGDNLMNAEFSNIRGVMVKDFEKALQTVKKSVSPTSLQQYQDWAAGFGSTGA; this is encoded by the coding sequence ATGCCGGTCGAGAAGTTTTCCATACCGTCCAATTTCACCCTGTTGCAATCACTGGAACTTCTACAAGCAATTGTTGCCAATCAATTAGAGAACTACCAACAACAGAAAGTCAAACAGACTCCAAACTCTCATAATTTGAACAAGACCTATAAGCTGTTGGATGATTTGCTCAAGTATCTAAATGAGGGTCTTTACAAAATAGAGCGATATTTCAAATGTAAAGAAGGCCTATCAAACTCCACCAATGGAAACTCTGAATTACAGAACAGAGTTGAAGACCTACAAATCTTGAATGAGGATATTAGACTAGCGAGAAAGGACTGTCGTAATAGATTGAAGGTGTTGGAGAAGCAAGAACATGGCTCGCATGGAAAGGGACTGGGCTTATCCGGAATATGGAGAAGTTACAGTAAGAAAGGCAAATCCATCGATAATCATGAAGAACAGGCTGCCATTGAAGCAGCAGAGAGGATAAGAAAGGCTAGGCTAGAAGACGAAACGAGAAGGCGAGAAGAGGAACAAAAGCGTGATGAGGAGGCTAAAgctcaaagagaaaagatgatCGAAGTGATGGTAAAAGAACAGGTTGAGCAGGAGCTTAATTCAAAGCTACAGGAAGAGAGGAAAAGACAAAGGCGAGCCGACGAAGAAGAGCGGAGAAGGCGCCAGGAGAAAGACAAAAAAGTTATGAGTCCCCCTTCAACGAAGCCGAATCAGCTCGTTTCTAGAGGTGCTAGATCTAATAATTCCGATAGGCATAATTTGGCCGTTAATGGTAGGAGGTCACTAGATATCAGGCCCTCAGCCCGCCGATCTCTAGAGGCCAATGTTATCGAGCCACAACGAAAATCATTAGATATGCAAGACATAGGAAGAGCTGCACAACTGGCATGGTCGCACTCGCAGCAGGAAGATTTGCGTGTTCAACGTCCAGCATCCTTCACCGTGAGAAAGAGTAATAATTCGCCTGTACAGGGTGCTCAGAGCCTAACAAGTCCAACGATAAGAAGGAAGTATGATTATGTCAAGCCGGTGCTACACCGACAGCAGATAAAGCAGCCGAAGAAACCCAGTGTGGCTGGGGAGGCATCCAGAAATTCAAACAGTGCGGAGACGAAGAACGCGGCTAGAAGGGAAACCGGATTGCCTAGACGATCGCAGACAATTCCAAAATCTAATCCGTCATCTTCGAGATCACCGCCATCAAGGTCACCCACTCCGCCTCCTGAAGTGGAGAGAGAAAGCACACCTGGTGCCGGTTCAGATGAGAGTTCGCTATCTCCAATGGAAAGACGGATCAATAAAGTTATGGAAACCCTTCGTGGGGTAGATGCACATGAATGTGAAcaaatcaaaaatgaaaTTCTAGTAATGGATGAAAAAGTTCACTGGGATGATATAGCAGGGTTGACTAGGGCCAAGAACTCGCTAAAGGAGACCGTAGTTTATCCATTTTTAAGACCTGATTTGTTCAGAGGTCTGAGAGAGCCGATTAGAGGTATGCTCTTATTCGGCCCTCCAGGTACAGGTAAGACTATGATTGCCAAAGCCGTGGCCACAGAATCGAACTCGACGTTTTTCAGTATCAGTGCATcctctcttctttcgaaaTATCTCGGTGAGTCAGAAAAGCTGGTCAAAGCACTCTTTTACATGGCAAAACGACTAGCACCGTCTATCATTTTCATAGATGAGATTGATTCTCTATTAACTGCGAGGTCAGATAATGAGAATGAATCATCGAGAAGAATCAAGACAGAACTACTAATCCAGTGGTCTGCTTTGTCAAGCGCAACTGCACAAGATAATAAAGATTCGGCTACAGATGCAAGAGTCCTTGTTTTAGCCGCAACGAATTTACCTTGGGCAATTGACGAAGCcgccagaagaagattttcGAGGAGATTGTACATTCCATTGCCCGAGTATGAGACCAGGCTTtatcatttgaagaaactaaTGTCAAAGCAGCAAAATAAGCTTTCAGAGACAGACTACGAGGTAATAGCAGGAATGTGCGAAGGATTTTCCGGTTCTGACATAACAGCGTTAGCCAAGGAGGCAGCAATGGAACCTATAAGAGATCTTGGCGATAATTTGATGAATGCGGAGTTCAGCAATATCAGAGGTGTGATGGTCAAGGACTTCGAGAAAGCATTGCAGACTGTTAAAAAAAGCGTGTCACCAACTTCTTTGCAACAGTATCAAGATTGGGCGGCCGGCTTTGGTAGTACTGGAGCATAA
- the BTS1 gene encoding farnesyltranstransferase (similar to Saccharomyces cerevisiae BTS1 (YPL069C); ancestral locus Anc_8.536) — protein sequence MDVVKRLISEPPLWNDDDQRAILQPYDHIASKPGKNFRSKLISVFNLIYRIPDAKIELVASMVEILHNASLLIDDIEDNSEMRRGLTASHLIFGSPMTINTANYMYFRAMEILQDIAGADKLLLKDLMIIFNEEMINLHRGQGLDIYWRDSLPNIIPDDQMYFNMVMNKTGGLFRLTVKIMERLTDEKLDFSLIPFSNLLGIIYQLRDDYKNLLDKQMIANKGLAEDISEGKLSFPIIHGLRYGQQHNDVFLLDILKLRTTDIPLKYKAIDYLQNTSKSMDFTRNAIDELTTLAKQGGYIPVESHADASSQLLYVVDYLAKI from the coding sequence ATGGACGTGGTGAAACGGCTTATTTCTGAACCGCCGTTATGGAACGATGATGACCAGCGTGCTATTTTACAACCTTATGATCATATTGCTTCAAAACCCGGTAAGAACTTCCGATCAAAGTTGATCAGTGTGTTCAACTTGATTTACAGGATTCCAGATGCTAAGATCGAACTAGTGGCTAGTATGGTAGAAATTCTACACAACGCCAGTCTGCTTATCGATGATATTGAGGACAACTCAGAGATGAGACGTGGTTTAACTGCTTCCCACCTCATATTTGGTTCCCCAATGACAATAAATACTGCAAACTACATGTACTTCCGAGCCATGGAGATATTACAGGACATTGCAGGTGCGGACAAGCTGCTATTGAAGGATCTCATgattattttcaatgaggAAATGATCAATCTGCATAGAGGCCAAGGTCTCGATATTTACTGGAGGGATAGTCTACCAAATATTATACCCGACGACCAGATGTATTTCAATATGGTGATGAATAAGACAGGCGGTTTATTCAGACTTACAGTCAAGATTATGGAGAGGTTGACAGATGAAAAACTGGATTTTTCTCTGATTCCCTTCAGTAACCTCCTGGGAATCATTTATCAATTAAGAGATGATTATAAGAATTTGCTTGATAAGCAGATGATCGCTAACAAGGGTTTAGCAGAAGATATATCTGAGGGAAAACTTTCATTTCCAATTATTCACGGCCTGCGATATGGCCAACAGCATAATGATGTTTTTTTACTAGATATTCTGAAACTACGGACAACAGACATTCCATTAAAATATAAGGCCATCGATTATTTACAAAATACTAGTAAATCAATGGACTTCACAAGGAATGCTATCGATGAACTCACAACGTTGGCTAAACAAGGAGGCTACATCCCGGTCGAAAGCCATGCTGATGCATCCAGCCAATTGCTTTACGTGGTAGATTACCTTGCCAAAATTTGA
- the UBP16 gene encoding putative ubiquitin-specific protease UBP16 (similar to Saccharomyces cerevisiae UBP16 (YPL072W); ancestral locus Anc_8.540), whose protein sequence is MPKVIYFLTDSGSNVNSQWLHRFSSSNSRILRQLSYGALVALSLYVLTPTITKLIFGSKMFSSSSKRVDKYTTGLINNRNDCFANCSVQALASLPGLTSYLNEFLHQVSDAVVLINDDTDDKQASRGTQYLDHGILTPKLEVDSNPIDNHQSLDGLVSSAVQKSKSSTSVSTLQDEPTHGDHTPALSTAQHSLNEEEENSEETDDETTEPKIPRILMHQSLASMLSQLQETITSSRHISVWPLLRVLEIIFNAKISTGQNDAHELTQVILETLQKENMKLRKFVKNNDINVSIPELPFGGQLADHLVCMKCTNSSKVNIHPFIIYPLTVPQAMSAKLSDMVSDNQTDTIEGYSCLTCKVSTIVNYEKGRGYAKCTQEEKRILKTLEDALPDMAINDELSDELTSYINSYNKDGIVGADLKSTIVKKTVVVESPKTLVMHLSRSMFDGISYQRNSCGVAFDEILESREQVIRHNKCVGINPISYKLKAIVAHSGSHSQGHYECYRHKPDFVKDTTTKTVINRSPTIDKSLITPEQSKEPNGTQKQADPQDYIGDGNFTLNAAALPTRSNSSNSSIHNSEEDYVISGSEGSKPSRKPSTIKKITGFLSRKGTMSGEEPPLDIKSPASIARSRAGSIATSDYGRSRAGSISSTQMGRTTSIDSQSSHLTSSESNVGTTSASDADAVLGDQRILKKIKSVSKYPYWRISDAEVKEAKVDQVLGEMRYVYMLYYELLTS, encoded by the coding sequence ATGCCCAAAGTGATTTATTTCCTAACAGATTCGGGATCTAACGTCAATAGCCAGTGGCTGCATCGGTTTTCGAGTAGTAATAGTAGAATTCTCCGTCAATTGTCATACGGAGCACTGGTGGCACTTTCGCTTTACGTGCTAACCCCAACTATCACTAAGCTTATATTTGGATCAAAAATGTTTTCCAGTAGTTCTAAGAGAGTTGATAAATATACTACGGGGCTTATCAACAACCGGAACGACTGTTTTGCCAATTGTTCGGTGCAAGCGTTAGCTTCTTTGCCGGGACTGACCTCGTACTTGAACGAGTTTCTGCATCAGGTTTCTGATGCTGTAGTTTTGATTAATGACGATACAGATGATAAGCAGGCTTCTCGTGGTACTCAATATTTGGATCATGGGATACTTACTCCTAAACTTGAGGTGGACTCCAATCCTATAGACAATCATCAGAGTTTGGACGGGTTAGTCTCTTCTGCGGTTCAAAAGAGCAAATCTTCTACTTCAGTTAgtactttgcaagatgaACCTACTCACGGCGATCATACTCCTGCTTTGTCCACTGCCCAACATTCGTTGAatgaggaggaagaaaataGTGAGGAAACAGATGATGAGACGACTGAACCTAAGATTCCAAGAATCCTGATGCATCAGAGTCTAGCTAGTATGCTTTCGcaacttcaagaaactattACATCGTCTAGACATATCTCTGTGTGGCCTCTACTTCGTGTCCTCGAGATAATATTCAATGCGAAGATCTCCACGGGCCAAAATGATGCTCATGAGCTGACTCAAGTCATTCTGGAGACCTTGCAAAAGGAGAATatgaaattgagaaagtttGTGAAGAATAATGATATAAATGTCAGCATTCCCGAGTTGCCCTTCGGTGGTCAACTAGCAGACCATCTGGTATGCATGAAATGTacaaattcttccaaagttaATATCCATCCGTTCATCATCTACCCACTTACTGTTCCTCAGGCTATGTCAGCCAAGCTATCTGACATGGTGTCGGACAACCAAACGGATACCATAGAGGGCTACTCATGCCTCACATGTAAGGTCTCGACAATAGTTAACTATGAAAAGGGTCGTGGTTACGCGAAATGtacacaagaagagaaaaggaTTCtgaagactttggaagatgcaTTACCGGATATGGCCATTAATGATGAACTCTCAGATGAGCTAACTTCATACATTAATTCCTACAACAAGGATGGTATTGTCGGTGCAGATTTGAAATCCACGATTGTTAAGAAGACTGTTGTCGTGGAATCTCCAAAGACGTTGGTCATGCATTTATCCCGTTCGATGTTCGATGGTATTTCCTATCAAAGGAACTCGTGTGGTGTGGCATTTGACGAAATCCTAGAATCTCGAGAGCAAGTGATTCGTCATAACAAATGTGTGGGAATTAACCCCATCTCCTATAAACTTAAAGCCATAGTGGCACATTCCGGGTCACATTCTCAAGGTCACTACGAATGTTACAGACACAAGCCTGATTTTGTTAAGGATACCACAACCAAGACAGTGATTAACAGGTCGCCCACAATTgacaaatctttgatcaCGCCAGAACAATCAAAGGAGCCTAACGGAACTCAGAAACAGGCAGATCCACAAGACTATATCGGGGATGGCAATTTCACGCTGAACGCAGCTGCTTTGCCAACGAGATCGAACAGTAGTAATAGCAGTATTCACAACTCCGAGGAGGACTACGTTATTAGCGGCTCAGAAGGCTCCAAACCTAGCAGAAAGCCATCGACGATCAAAAAGATCACAGGCTTCCTATCGAGAAAGGGCACGATGAGCGGAGAAGAGCCCCCATTGGATATCAAGAGTCCAGCGAGCATAGCGCGCAGTCGGGCAGGCAGTATCGCTACCAGCGATTACGGCAGAAGCAGAGCTGGGAGCATCTCGTCCACGCAAATGGGAAGAACCACATCTATTGACTCCCAATCCTCACATCTCACCTCCTCTGAATCGAATGTTGGGACGACTAGTGCGAGTGATGCAGATGCAGTTCTCGGTGACCAGCGCATCctcaagaagatcaagagtGTCTCGAAATATCCATACTGGCGTATATCGGACGCAGAAGTGAAAGAGGCCAAGGTTGACCAGGTTCTCGGCGAGATGAGATATGTCTACATGCTCTACTATGAGCTTTTGAcaagttga
- the BEM1 gene encoding phosphatidylinositol-3-phosphate-binding protein BEM1 (similar to Saccharomyces cerevisiae BEM1 (YBR200W); ancestral locus Anc_8.539) — MLKNFKLSKRDSNGKSSRITSADISSPSQGGSHGIQHIRTVPIRKASHSSHHSTAISRNGSRNLSSPDMAIKSLHNYQAQSTKELSFSEGEFFYVVNEEKDWFLASNPSSGKQGMVPKSYFEVIDKTRPHSRNGSIVSRRSSHDQSKMGTLYAIVLYDFQAEKSDELTAYAGENLFICAHHNYEWFIAKPIGRLGGPGLVPVAFVSIVDIASGYATGNDVREDINSVNLPTVQEWKGNIAKYKASNISLGSVEHQSAAPPSVHQTSTIFESGMITKASVESFGLEDEKYWFEVHCLMSTGKLRKLKRFYQDFYDLQVRLLDNFPAESGKLRDAHGQWTKRIMPYIPGPVPYVTDTITKKRKEDLNIYVKDLIMLPDYIAHSDMVRSLFSLRNNGYDHEVNVAHYSGSDRDGDTAVLGGPGNASHPTRPSEDSTLTGEDLKLYEKLSELSLSKSKPHSRPPSTLPPALKPTKIKFYYKDDIFALMLNSNITFAELHSKIAPRIDVDNFVLQVKQADGETEVKTDAQVAQIIQAKSKISVYDA; from the exons ATGTTAAAA AATTTTAAACTTTCGAAGAGGGATAGCAATGGTAAAAGCAGCAGGATAACGTCTGCTGATATCTCATCTCCTTCTCAAGGTGGATCTCATGGAATTCAGCATATTAGAACAGTCCCCATACGAAAAGCTTCACACTCATCCCATCATTCTACCGCCATATCCCGGAATGGTTCCAGAAACCTATCATCTCCAGACATGGCTATTAAATCTCTTCACAATTATCAAGCACAAAGTACCAAGGAGCTTTCATTCTCAGAGGGAGAGTTTTTCTATGTAGTCAATGAGGAGAAAGATTGGTTTCTAGCATCAAATCCATCAAGTGGGAAGCAAGGTATGGTACCTAAGAGTTATTTTGAAGTTATAGACAAAACAAGGCCGCATTCTCGAAACGGGAGCATAGTCAGCCGACGCAGTAGTCATGACCAGTCAAAGATGGGCACTCTTTATGCGATAGTCCTGTATGACTTCCAAGCTGAAAAGTCCGATGAGCTAACCGCTTACGCCGGAGAAAACCTTTTCATTTGTGCGCATCATAATTATGAATGGTTCATTGCTAAGCCAATTGGTAGATTAGGAGGACCTGGTTTGGTGCCCGTGGCATTTGTCAGTATCGTTGACATAGCATCTGGCTATGCCACTGGAAACGACGTTAGGGAAGATATCAATTCAGTGAACTTACCTACTGTGCAAGAATGGAAGGGCAATATTGCCAAATATAAAGCTAGTAATATTAGTTTGGGCTCTGTGGAGCATCAGTCTGCGGCTCCGCCCTCTGTGCACCAGACATCAACAATCTTTGAGTCCGGAATGATTACGAAGGCATCTGTAGAGTCGTTTGGcttggaagatgaaaaatacTGGTTTGAAGTCCACTGCTTGATGTCAACGGGGAAACTAAGAAAATTGAAACGGTTTTACCAGGACTTTTACGATCTTCAAGTTAGGTTGCTGGATAATTTCCCTGCAGAGTCAGGTAAGCTGCGGGATGCCCACGGCCAGTGGACAAAGCGTATTATGCCATACATCCCGGGACCTGTACCGTACGTTACCGACACAATcacaaagaagagaaaagaagatttgaacaTCTACGTAAAGGACCTTATCATGCTTCCGGACTATATAGCCCATTCAGATATGGTCAGATCACTGTTCAGTTTGAGGAATAATGGATATGATCACGAAGTCAACGTTGCTCATTACAGTGGTAGTGATAGAGATGGTGATACCGCAGTTCTTGGTGGCCCAGGCAATGCTTCACATCCTACACGTCCAAGTGAAGATAGCACACTCACAGGTGAAGACTTAAAGCTTTACGAAAAACTCTCTGAACTTTCCTTGTCAAAGTCGAAGCCTCATTCGAGGCCTCCTAGCACACTACCGCCTGCATTGAAACCCAcaaaaatcaaattttacTACAAAGATGATATTTTCGCACTTATGTTGAACAGCAATATAACTTTCGCCGAATTGCACAGTAAGATCGCGCCAAGAATTGATGTTGACAACTTTGTATTACAAGTTAAGCAAGCCGATGGTGAAACAGAAGTTAAAACAGATGCTCAAGTGGCACAAATCATCCAGGCAAAATCGAAGATATCAGTCTATGATGCTTGA
- the TDEL0B03080 gene encoding uncharacterized protein (similar to Saccharomyces cerevisiae YPL071C; ancestral locus Anc_8.538), translated as MSIQSKFKIKRPHSPDHIGIHNYKKQRLLFDLENLSLHDDKNLQRQQQLHNSRRNPHRSDDSSVDDIYIPYATSSHPLKLLQNDSSVLRNSDLVYAKLKKLARDEALQMIKWVDMKHLVYTQWFQWFQAHLVGEGFGNTIFGSRSSCDMDGDIYMDE; from the coding sequence ATGTCAATTCAatccaaattcaagatcaagagacCTCATAGCCCCGACCATATTGGAATTCATAATTACAAGAAGCAAAGACTTCTTTTTGATTTAGAGAATCTGAGCCTTCACGATGACAAGAATCTGCAGCGACAACAGCAATTGCATAACAGCCGTCGAAATCCACACCGCTCCGACGATTCATCGGTAGACGATATTTACATCCCATACGCGACAAGCAGTCACCCACTGAAGCTTTTGCAGAATGATAGCTCTGTTTTAAGAAATTCTGACTTGGTATACGCCAAGCTGAAAAAACTCGCGAGAGATGAAGCCCTGCAAATGATAAAATGGGTCGATATGAAGCATCTTGTATACACTCAATGGTTTCAATGGTTTCAGGCACACCTTGTAGGCGAAGGCTTTGGAAACACCATTTTTGGCTCCAGAAGCAGTTGCGATATGGATGGCGACATTTATATGGATGAGTGA
- the KTR4 gene encoding putative mannosyltransferase (similar to Saccharomyces cerevisiae KTR4 (YBR199W); ancestral locus Anc_8.541), whose product MVYFTRSAARRVIKLGIALLVIALVALYSTGPGYGSSIDSLMWSQDRTGDTEGGSLESEETQRSLMDKMEKPLVSNEADSTQIDYDSILSKRKQLLSDTLKVPITEPKTGDLVRLNDPRAGKAMATILCLARNEDIADVISSVQQLEEQFNGQFKYPYTFLNDEEFSDQFKDELIRLLPKGRKINFGKIASELWDMPDSIDRDIFKTKMEELGGIQDVEKVSYHNMCRFYSKTFYHHPLLQEYKYIWRLEPNVNFYCKIDYDVFQFMEDNDKIYGFVLNLYDSPESVRTLWSSTMNFVKKNPQYLHERGSYEWIKDNVQKPDNYEITGGYSTCHFWTNFEIINLDFLRSKPYEDFMSYLEDQKGFYYERWGDAPVRSLALALFADKSRIHWFRDIGYQHFPYTNCPKCPANSHRCNGNCKPGSFSPWPALEKENCLPVWIEHIMSKQELEVY is encoded by the coding sequence ATGGTTTATTTCACAAGGTCTGCTGCTAGAAGAGTCATCAAATTGGGAATTGCTCTCTTGGTGATAGCGCTGGTTGCTCTATATAGCACTGGACCTGGATATGGAAGTAGTATCGACAGCTTGATGTGGTCGCAGGACCGAACAGGGGATACTGAGGGCGGCTCGTTGGAATCTGAGGAAACGCAAAGGTCATTGATGGACAAAATGGAAAAACCGCTTGTCTCTAATGAAGCTGATTCAACACAGATAGACTATGATAGCATTCTCAGTAAGAGGAAGCAGTTATTATCTGATACGCTCAAAGTACCGATCACAGAGCCTAAAACTGGTGACTTAGTGCGGCTTAATGATCCCAGAGCGGGCAAAGCCATGGCAACCATACTCTGTTTGGCTAGAAACGAGGACATTGCAGACGTTATCAGTTCAGTACAGCAATTAGAAGAACAGTTCAATGGACAATTCAAGTATCCTTATACCTTCTTGAACGACGAAGAATTTTCTGACCAgttcaaagatgaattaATTAGACTGTTGCCGAAAGGTCGTAAGATCAATTTTGGTAAGATTGCTTCGGAACTTTGGGATATGCCAGACTCCATAGATCGAGACATTTTTAAAACAAAAATGGAAGAACTGGGTGGGATACAAGATGTGGAAAAGGTATCCTATCACAACATGTGTCGTTTCTACTCTAAAACTTTTTACCATCACCCTTTATTACAAGAATACAAATACATTTGGCGTTTAGAACCTAATGTGAATTTCTACTGCAAAATTGATTACGACGTTTTCCAATTTATGGAAGATAACGACAAAATCTATGGATTCGTGTTGAACCTCTATGATAGCCCTGAATCGGTCAGAACACTCTGGAGCTCGACGATgaattttgtcaagaagaatcctCAGTATTTGCACGAAAGAGGATCTTACGAATGGATCAAGGACAACGTACAGAAACCAGACAATTACGAGATCACAGGCGGATATTCCACTTGTCATTTCTGGACGAATTTCGAGATAATTAACCTGGACTTCCTGCGATCAAAACCTTACGAAGATTTTATGAGTTACTTGGAAGATCAGAAGGGTTTCTACTATGAAAGATGGGGCGATGCACCAGTCAGAAGCTTGGCTTTAGCACTTTTTGCCGATAAATCCAGAATCCACTGGTTTCGAGACATTGGGTATCAACATTTCCCCTACACAAACTGTCCCAAGTGCCCCGCTAACTCCCATAGATGCAATGGTAATTGTAAACCAGGCTCTTTTTCCCCATGGCCCGCCTTAGAGAAGGAAAACTGCCTACCAGTGTGGATTGAGCATATCATGAGTAAGCAAGAACTTGAAGTTTATTGA
- the MUK1 gene encoding guanine nucleotide exchange factor MUK1 (similar to Saccharomyces cerevisiae MUK1 (YPL070W); ancestral locus Anc_8.537), whose amino-acid sequence MNMKEEMKALHTPPITNTKFDLSQSIRESYRVQQASPTEDLQDTGSPASGSNVELTKEEIVQEVNAIEDLPPELSKLIDVFINDLKQPKYVKPLNILQLSSLFQSFYTKFDRSSFNYLVNAPSTSQPTFLSARETLSSGLSGIFARSRSSSGSSFKRDRRSSSLLSTDSNNVTPMLSSEEINRQLKMNELNNLKVERFMELCERDVFQRISRVGTSVPSPSRDERHKRINGRDNFRVSNLFRNSPEYGEYDKMLSEKMQVISKISSDGRIDLVKFLGLHENADLNRFEEIQEVLYDLAYNSVAPSEKVDLLLKVHQSMMYSHEMSNDEFLSLIIYYMVKVCPRDIFLNTEFIRLFRYKKKLVQKELFALTNLEAALVFVEGLTINDFPPELQGKLASSELKLLESPISSKITLPDQSKHDTYANNHNITNGLQEVHHPEVMRSYDSLRTAFDSSLRNIFGKIRSYTPPATLQPVPLPRSSSQFSLENERKACGTPMANNNTMSTSVKKFKDRDFDELTVSEMKEIFEIYQKLVG is encoded by the coding sequence ATGAACATGAAGGAAGAGATGAAGGCTCTTCACACTCCTCCAATTACAAATACGAAGTTCGATTTGTCGCAATCGATTAGGGAATCATATAGGGTGCAGCAGGCCTCACCCACGGAAGATCTGCAAGATACAGGTAGTCCAGCTTCAGGATCAAATGTTGAGTTGACGAAGGAGGAAATTGTCCAGGAGGTCAATGCGATTGAAGATCTGCCACCGGAGTTATCTAAACTGATCGATGTCTTCATAAATGATCTGAAGCAACCGAAATATGTTAAGCCTTTAAACATTCTGCAATTGTCGTCATTATTCCAAAGCTTCTACACAAAGTTTGATAGATCTTCATTTAACTATCTGGTAAATGCACCTAGCACTAGCCAGCCAACGTTCCTATCGGCTAGGGAAACACTCAGTAGTGGCTTAAGTGGGATTTTTGCTCGAAGCAGGAGCAGTAGTGGaagctctttcaaaagagatagaagatcttcttccttgCTCAGTACGGATTCGAATAATGTGACACCAATGTTGtcatcagaagaaattaacAGACAATTAAAGATGAATGAGCTGAATAACTTAAAAGTAGAGAGATTCATGGAACTATGCGAGCGTGATGTATTTCAACGAATTTCAAGAGTTGGTACATCAGTGCCATCGCCATCAAGAGACGAGCGCCACAAGAGGATCAATGGTAGAGACAACTTTAGAGTCTCCAACTTATTTAGGAACAGTCCCGAGTATGGTGAGTATGATAAAATGCTCTCCGAGAAAATGCAAGTCATCTCAAAGATCTCGAGTGATGGTAGAATTGATCTGGTGAAGTTTTTGGGACTACATGAAAATGCCGATCTAAAccgttttgaagaaattcaagaagtcCTATATGACCTTGCCTATAACTCAGTAGCACCTAGCgaaaaagttgatttgCTGCTCAAGGTGCATCAATCGATGATGTACTCGCATGAGATGTCAAATGACGAATTTCTATCACTGATAATATACTACATGGTCAAAGTATGCCCAAGGGATATCTTCTTGAACACAGAATTTATCAGGCTGTTTAGGTAtaagaaaaaattggttCAAAAGGAACTATTTGCATTAACCAATCTAGAAGCGGCCTTGGTCTTTGTCGAAGGCCTCACGATTAATGATTTTCCGCCTGAATTACAGGGCAAGTTAGCATCCAGTGAACTAAAGTTGCTTGAAAGCCCTATCAGCAGCAAAATCACTTTGCCAGATCAATCAAAACATGACACTTACGCCAATAATCATAACATAACTAATGGTTTACAGGAAGTCCACCATCCAGAGGTCATGAGATCTTACGACAGTCTCAGGACCGCGTTCGACTCGTCGCTTAGAAATATATTTGGCAAAATACGGTCGTACACACCACCTGCCACATTGCAGCCGGTGCCTCTTCCTAGATCTTCTTCCCAGTTCTCACTtgagaatgaaagaaaagCATGTGGCACCCCCATGGCAAACAACAATACAATGTCTACTTcggtgaagaaattcaaagacCGAGActtcgatgaattgacGGTCTCAGAGATGAaagaaatatttgaaatttacCAGAAATTGGTTGGTTGA